In a single window of the Pseudobacteriovorax antillogorgiicola genome:
- a CDS encoding YceI family protein gives MVIAILGTIVWLFASWAGAVTVNFDESKSELIWIARKVSGAHRGQVRLKQGQLSFNKGNVSGSFVIDMNSIENLDLKGSWKTKLESHLKSEDFFHVSAYPEATFRLTSAKAVGPREYIFSGPLTIRGVTGRISFPAVWKQLGGRWALKSQIRINRLHWGITYHSAHFFDIKAIGDQMIDDHIEFELLLVADGKIRALQPEQNSQGNRDVASQGPLSEDDLR, from the coding sequence ATGGTTATAGCTATACTTGGCACTATAGTCTGGTTGTTCGCTAGCTGGGCAGGAGCTGTAACCGTAAATTTTGATGAATCGAAAAGCGAGCTAATCTGGATTGCCCGGAAAGTGAGTGGGGCTCATCGTGGGCAAGTCAGACTAAAGCAGGGTCAGCTAAGCTTCAATAAGGGAAACGTGAGTGGTTCCTTTGTGATCGATATGAACAGCATAGAAAATCTCGACTTAAAGGGTAGTTGGAAGACCAAGTTAGAGTCTCACCTGAAGTCGGAAGATTTCTTTCACGTAAGCGCCTATCCAGAAGCTACATTTAGACTAACGTCAGCCAAGGCTGTAGGCCCTCGGGAATATATCTTCTCTGGTCCCTTAACAATTCGCGGTGTAACAGGAAGAATATCGTTTCCAGCTGTTTGGAAGCAATTGGGGGGGCGCTGGGCCTTGAAAAGCCAGATTCGCATCAATCGGCTCCACTGGGGAATTACCTACCATTCAGCTCACTTTTTTGACATCAAGGCGATCGGAGATCAGATGATTGATGATCACATAGAATTTGAGCTTCTACTTGTGGCTGACGGTAAAATTAGAGCACTTCAACCGGAGCAAAATTCGCAGGGCAACCGGGATGTTGCTTCACAAGGCCCATTGAGCGAGGATGACTTGCGCTAG